The Elaeis guineensis isolate ETL-2024a chromosome 5, EG11, whole genome shotgun sequence DNA segment TCATGAATTCCTGGACCAGCAGTTAACAGCACTATGAGATGGAAACCCTTCATAAGTAAATTACGGTACCACTTCCtctgaaataatatataaacTGTCATCATTGTAGAAGGGAAGGACTAGAGAAAACTAATTGGGGGAAAAGGAAACAGACTGTAGCAAGAGCTTGCTTCTCAAGACGAGCACAAGAACCAAATGCAGCAACCTCAATATCAGATAGCTTCAAACTCAGGCCATTAGGCATTGCAGCAGATAAGTTATCTTTATCCTTTTCAGCCAATGCATGCATCTTCGCAAATAATCAGTCTGTTACTTTATTTCAGCAAATTCTTAAAGAAATCCAGAGCAAACATGAGATTAAATTAGATAGGAAGACTGGGTTTGCAAATATCTGCA contains these protein-coding regions:
- the LOC105046149 gene encoding uncharacterized protein isoform X3, with amino-acid sequence MHALAEKDKDNLSAAMPNGLSLKLSDIEVAAFGSCARLEKQALATRKWYRNLLMKGFHLIVLLTAGPGIHDTQSGFKMFTRAATRKLFTNIRLKRHLL
- the LOC105046149 gene encoding uncharacterized protein isoform X1; this translates as MLHSRGELVLMLDADGATKVTDLEKLETQMHALAEKDKDNLSAAMPNGLSLKLSDIEVAAFGSCARLEKQALATRKWYRNLLMKGFHLIVLLTAGPGIHDTQSGFKMFTRAATRKLFTNIRLKRHLL
- the LOC105046149 gene encoding uncharacterized protein isoform X2, whose amino-acid sequence is MLHSRGELVLMLDADGATKVTDLEKLETQMHALAEKDKDNLSAAMPNGLSLKLSDIEVAAFGSCARLEKQALATRKWYRNLLMKGFHLIVLLTAGPGIHDTQVVL